One genomic window of Solanum dulcamara chromosome 10, daSolDulc1.2, whole genome shotgun sequence includes the following:
- the LOC129870312 gene encoding D-aminoacyl-tRNA deacylase encodes MVKLVVATTTDPASICPAKKLLAMPGWQPGPTLDQGIRSFSNGDVRLLEHDKGIVEEDDLDQRWENSTGQPVDEVIFLSKHTAVSNRPALTIHPIGVPHLKQGDIPPQGGRPGWAAPPNPRMGLWMILLNKIAESHNLIPEFEITFEATHHGPVTTKPTMFIEIGSTEEYWKRPDAAQVVALLVWEGLGLGGAPPVGNWSSTSANNKVLLGIGGGHYVPRHTDVIKKDGCWVGQLLSGYSLPMEDPGPSKGKVSAQDIAGTWKHSIRAAYDATKAGFPGGEILAHLDQKSFKSWQKTAIIEFLGAQNIKIGKPGDFR; translated from the exons ATGGTGAAGCTAGTTGTGGCAACGACGACGGATCCGGCATCCATTTGCCCGGCGAAGAAGCTGTTAGCCATGCCAGGGTGGCAACCGGGTCCCACCTTAGATCAAGGTATCAGAAGTTTCAGCAATGGCGATGTCAGACTGTTGGAGCATGACAAAGGCATTGTGGAAGAAGATGATTTGGATCAACGTTGGGAGAATTCTACTGGTCAGCCCGTCGATGAGGTTATCTTCCTTAGTAAACACACTGCTGTCTCTAACCGACCCGCTCTTACCATCCACCCCATCG GAGTGCCACATTTGAAACAAGGGGATATTCCACCACAAGGAGGGAGGCCAGGGTGGGCGGCACCACCAAATCCAAGGATGGGACTGTGGATGATTCTTTTGAATAAAATTGCTGAATCTCATAATCTCATTCCCGAATTTGAA ATTACCTTtgaggctactcatcatggacCTGTGACAACTAAGCCAACAATGTTTATTGAGATAG GTAGCACTGAGGAGTACTGGAAGAGGCCGGATGCTGCTCAAGTTGTTGCTCTA TTAGTCTGGGAAGGACTTGGACTAGGAGGCGCTCCTCCTGTTGGAAACTGGAGCAG TACGTCTGCAAATAACAAAGTCCTTCTAGGGATTGGTGGAGGACATTATGTGCCACGACATACAGATGTGATAAA GAAGGATGGTTGTTGGGTGGGCCAACTCCTCTCTGGTTACTCCTTACCAATGGAAGATCCTGGTCCATCAAAAGGTAAAGTAAGTGCACAAGATATTGCCGGAACTTGGAAACACTCAATTAGAGCAGCATATGATGCTACCAAAGCAGGTTTTCCTGGGGGAGAAATTCTGGCACATCTTGATCAGAA GAGTTTCAAGAGCTGGCAGAAGACTGCGATTATTGAATTCCTAGGTGCACAGAACATTAAAATTGGCAAGCCTGGTGACTTCCGCTGA